The following are encoded in a window of Mycoplasmopsis verecunda genomic DNA:
- a CDS encoding PDxFFG protein produces the protein MVKNWSLKSKILLSLATLTVAAGVAVGAMIGYAENSDEKLGPKSPSNKLLFNNDYSKIYDKDNQLNPELAVLDPQKKNKVAIVYDNGQSFAFTDKPEIKYSFKEFFDKYFEKYNEAFILEVKYGSFSFFNEYVLAVHPKQFIEFSNWFITNVAWGPDLLTLDSFRIVPGVEQNGNAITLGSHSTIHKEVSEIKFFPDAFFGSLPVYSGLGGRGNATDALAYSTFGSVVPKAILDEYLQNIPLISSLKNTPFIESSAAYREIVLPERLAHMKFKVLMDSKLPYRLQSLYLPFDISEEQFNELKSKYPEEFQNIKFSDLRPVEILEAGFEKVEDRDNTPTNNNANIVDEVVQNDEETQNNSQDSNHSQRNKSVDYLTFTFKFLDEKELNDNEKSEVDKKVAEIDKKLASLKKNTLEYAKINSEKEALTNEYKTWFNLALVQGRSFLTYQTFINAINSSFKHFLDFYDYVSYKNEKLFIYDPKNGEDLQYFASFVEAVNKVDALNKLTHEEQLKYVTEYTVNDFKVLHNSEYASHTLEVMLKDVNGKDKILVFTASNSNDYKPASFEEFKDAIGYTGSVSPLTLFYTPEDKALTDDKGNPITGLEARKYQLYTEAYSGLVDKITAKYPHLLRTLNGPHLVKNLNEQGVIEYSIQDGEYKGLTPGDRIGLPLVLGALIPGFEGVPTDFLKYVATHEYGHHYTLDQGQAWIDDKNPIIVGGLSTRGGANESSYYSYEALVNYLEARTNIEVIRVNANNQPTEYGKFIRFRFGVLDENGKVIRFETEALEDVWGTDKSRDEIYNALKNKKRRFLQDFIGLSKAAKARGVALGDLFIANSFDADSGTLNPMINGTGKAYKKVETENGSFDYKLVTLTAKDVISQMTDGAGNPLINIATFSGDNNFSIRIYDLDPEDRTKVTKINMFNKDGSPVINIPLNVKLDPESLTYVRAQATVIQDAIRQTVRAEMYDSGWNTSATLLGGSMGIVTRSILNNVDDMENLLDGLEYRANKIEIEPSHNIDYFRNDVTEKKGNLHLAISSGLRQEIQDFYRSILSVVNHFENLPELQRWQKNFLQNNAYLNGGTLNSVLLFRHSKDDKLLTSNRYFFPYSTDSFYLGNFANIRDNAYRMKERANQIATDYEGNTITAMFNVNPIFANYMATGILPLNGTNEYVPFIAYIDKDETILDIVQVRRMALDPTNKFNDTVRAVVINPYARGINDNDRDLLKAITKANNNSKRANVSDPNIADKNYITYRAKSLSELYEFGSIDYSKASYDQQSKEYNWDIVYVKSKFDFPSIEHLANNDSNSNSISLRAKIRGAKTEQAKEQAIANYAMFRFRHSSLWLSVKDFSPATNLEQNRGVFSKLYGIDIIDSTFRKYYLEDAKDAPNNSEKRLYFDAPMLQDALLEILRDHHKDQYAEYLSMHDLLKMIGNILYWRDKGLITMDNANYVSIYFGSLTSGKPTDDVSNYNDTRVEPLLNDKFTDYVYSIAETLTRDYVQITYAPELKDFGNTPSYLKGLNEAVTGLDYIVDGTKLNYLNDKLNSISGMHKATERVFKAKRWKKNFEQSIDTRIRNNRRIEKENEVVAEIKLQLAQIKDHESIEYKNLLALLNNKIEAKNTLVQHTNKLSSQINDEVNKDISGRRFFTDAETRQSSYFGRFISNSNGFFKDRWEKEVIGMELYDVDRNPIKDSNIRLKDFNGNKITNRPEAFFISQLKNYGVSTRDISGMFRHKELDSLALYGYIETSLADKVKYLKFTDVESGKVEYLNINTNKTNNIFWLQKQGDVTTKKTIEDYGYTSWISDYAIMAKYRDALLKPKHAYYIEFADENKQAIKPLNLGTLDSISENAKADQQSPVIIEAEYILDENTNTKQKTGKTKILIDYQFNVSH, from the coding sequence ATGGTTAAAAATTGATCATTAAAATCGAAAATATTATTATCATTAGCAACACTAACTGTAGCTGCAGGGGTAGCTGTTGGTGCAATGATAGGTTATGCCGAAAATTCAGATGAAAAACTTGGCCCTAAATCTCCGTCTAATAAATTACTATTTAATAATGACTATTCAAAGATTTATGACAAGGATAATCAACTAAATCCTGAATTAGCAGTATTAGACCCGCAAAAGAAAAACAAAGTAGCTATTGTTTATGATAATGGACAAAGTTTTGCTTTTACTGATAAACCTGAAATTAAATACTCATTTAAAGAATTTTTTGATAAGTATTTCGAAAAGTATAATGAAGCATTTATACTTGAAGTTAAATATGGATCATTTAGTTTCTTTAACGAGTATGTTTTAGCTGTACATCCAAAGCAATTCATCGAATTCTCAAATTGATTTATTACAAATGTAGCTTGAGGACCTGATTTGTTAACACTTGATTCATTTAGAATTGTGCCAGGTGTTGAGCAAAACGGTAATGCCATAACATTAGGTTCACACTCAACAATTCATAAAGAAGTAAGTGAAATTAAATTCTTCCCTGATGCTTTCTTTGGTTCATTACCAGTTTATTCCGGATTAGGTGGAAGAGGTAACGCAACAGATGCTTTAGCTTATTCAACATTTGGTTCTGTAGTGCCTAAAGCTATTCTTGATGAATATTTACAAAATATCCCATTAATATCGTCATTAAAAAACACACCATTTATTGAGAGTTCAGCTGCATATCGTGAAATCGTATTACCTGAAAGATTAGCACATATGAAGTTTAAGGTATTAATGGATAGTAAACTTCCATATAGATTACAGTCATTATATTTACCTTTTGACATTAGTGAAGAACAATTTAATGAATTAAAATCAAAATATCCTGAAGAGTTTCAAAATATTAAATTTAGTGATTTAAGACCAGTTGAAATTCTTGAAGCTGGTTTTGAAAAAGTGGAAGATAGAGATAATACTCCAACTAATAATAATGCAAATATTGTTGATGAAGTTGTCCAAAATGATGAAGAAACACAAAATAATTCACAAGATTCTAATCATAGTCAACGTAATAAATCTGTTGATTACTTAACATTTACATTTAAATTCCTTGATGAAAAAGAATTAAACGATAATGAAAAAAGTGAAGTTGATAAAAAAGTTGCTGAAATTGATAAGAAACTAGCTAGTCTTAAGAAAAATACTTTAGAGTATGCAAAAATAAATAGTGAAAAAGAAGCATTAACAAACGAATATAAAACATGATTCAATCTTGCTTTAGTGCAAGGCAGATCATTTTTAACATATCAAACATTTATTAATGCAATTAATTCATCTTTTAAACATTTTCTAGATTTTTATGATTATGTATCATATAAAAATGAAAAATTATTTATCTATGATCCAAAAAACGGTGAGGATTTACAATATTTTGCTTCATTTGTAGAAGCTGTTAATAAAGTTGATGCTTTAAATAAATTAACACATGAAGAACAGTTAAAATATGTAACTGAATACACTGTAAATGATTTTAAAGTATTACATAATTCAGAATATGCATCACATACTCTTGAAGTTATGCTTAAAGATGTAAATGGCAAAGATAAAATATTAGTATTTACAGCAAGCAATTCTAATGATTACAAACCAGCTAGTTTTGAGGAATTCAAGGATGCAATTGGATATACAGGATCAGTATCACCTTTAACATTATTCTATACACCAGAAGATAAAGCTTTAACCGATGATAAAGGTAATCCAATTACAGGATTAGAAGCAAGAAAATATCAACTTTACACAGAAGCATATAGTGGATTAGTTGATAAGATTACAGCTAAATATCCACATTTATTAAGAACATTAAATGGTCCTCACTTAGTGAAGAATCTTAATGAGCAAGGTGTAATTGAATATAGCATTCAAGATGGAGAATATAAAGGATTAACTCCAGGAGATAGAATTGGGCTTCCTTTAGTTTTAGGTGCTTTAATTCCAGGATTTGAAGGTGTTCCAACGGATTTCTTAAAATATGTTGCTACACACGAATACGGACACCACTATACATTAGATCAAGGACAAGCTTGAATTGATGATAAAAACCCAATTATTGTTGGTGGTTTATCAACAAGAGGTGGAGCCAATGAATCATCATACTATTCATATGAAGCATTAGTTAATTATTTAGAAGCTAGAACAAATATTGAAGTAATCAGAGTTAATGCAAATAATCAACCTACTGAATACGGAAAATTTATTAGATTTAGATTTGGTGTTTTAGACGAAAATGGAAAAGTAATTAGATTTGAAACTGAAGCATTAGAAGATGTTTGAGGAACTGATAAATCAAGAGACGAAATTTATAATGCACTTAAGAATAAGAAGAGACGTTTCTTACAAGATTTTATTGGATTAAGTAAAGCAGCCAAGGCAAGAGGTGTGGCTTTAGGTGATTTATTCATTGCTAACTCATTTGATGCTGATTCAGGAACATTAAACCCAATGATTAATGGAACAGGCAAAGCATATAAAAAGGTTGAAACTGAAAACGGAAGTTTTGATTACAAATTAGTTACCTTAACTGCAAAAGATGTGATTTCACAAATGACAGATGGTGCAGGTAATCCATTAATCAACATTGCAACTTTTAGTGGCGATAATAACTTTTCAATTAGAATTTATGACTTGGATCCTGAAGACAGAACTAAAGTAACAAAAATTAACATGTTTAATAAAGATGGTTCTCCTGTTATCAACATTCCTTTAAATGTAAAATTAGATCCTGAAAGTCTTACTTATGTAAGAGCACAAGCTACTGTAATTCAAGATGCAATTAGACAAACAGTTAGAGCCGAAATGTATGATTCAGGTTGAAATACAAGCGCAACCTTATTGGGCGGTTCAATGGGTATTGTAACTCGTTCAATTCTTAATAATGTTGATGATATGGAAAACCTTTTAGACGGTTTAGAATATAGAGCCAATAAAATTGAAATCGAACCATCTCATAATATTGATTACTTTAGAAATGATGTCACTGAGAAAAAAGGAAACTTACATCTAGCAATTTCATCAGGATTAAGACAAGAAATTCAAGATTTCTATAGAAGTATTCTTAGCGTTGTAAATCATTTTGAAAATCTTCCAGAGTTACAAAGATGACAAAAGAACTTCTTACAAAATAATGCTTATTTAAATGGTGGTACATTAAATTCTGTTTTATTATTTAGACATTCTAAAGATGATAAGTTGCTAACAAGCAATAGATATTTCTTCCCATATTCAACTGATAGTTTCTATTTAGGCAATTTTGCTAATATTAGAGATAATGCTTACAGAATGAAAGAACGTGCAAACCAAATAGCAACTGATTATGAAGGAAATACAATTACTGCAATGTTTAATGTAAATCCTATATTTGCTAATTATATGGCTACTGGTATATTACCGTTAAATGGAACTAATGAATATGTTCCATTTATTGCATATATTGATAAAGACGAAACAATTTTAGATATTGTTCAAGTTAGAAGAATGGCTTTAGACCCAACTAATAAATTTAATGATACAGTTCGTGCTGTAGTTATTAATCCATATGCACGAGGAATTAATGATAATGATCGTGATTTATTAAAAGCAATAACAAAAGCGAATAATAATTCAAAAAGAGCAAATGTTTCAGATCCAAATATTGCAGATAAAAACTACATAACTTATAGAGCAAAAAGTTTATCTGAGTTATATGAATTTGGTTCAATTGATTATTCAAAAGCTTCATATGACCAACAAAGTAAGGAATATAACTGAGATATTGTTTATGTAAAATCTAAATTTGATTTTCCATCTATAGAGCATTTAGCTAACAATGATTCTAATTCAAATTCAATTAGTTTAAGAGCTAAAATAAGAGGTGCTAAAACAGAACAAGCCAAAGAACAAGCGATAGCTAACTATGCAATGTTTAGATTTAGACACTCAAGTTTATGATTATCAGTTAAAGATTTTTCACCAGCAACGAATTTAGAGCAAAATAGAGGTGTATTCTCTAAATTGTATGGTATTGATATTATTGATTCTACATTTAGAAAATACTATCTTGAAGATGCTAAAGATGCGCCAAATAATTCTGAAAAAAGATTATATTTTGATGCACCAATGTTACAAGATGCATTATTAGAAATTTTAAGAGATCATCATAAAGATCAATATGCTGAATATTTAAGTATGCATGATTTATTAAAAATGATTGGAAACATTCTTTACTGAAGAGATAAAGGATTAATCACAATGGATAATGCAAACTATGTAAGTATTTATTTTGGTTCTTTAACTTCAGGCAAGCCAACTGATGATGTGTCTAATTACAATGACACTAGAGTTGAACCTTTATTAAATGATAAATTTACTGATTATGTATATTCTATTGCTGAAACATTAACTAGAGATTATGTTCAAATAACATATGCTCCTGAATTAAAAGATTTTGGCAATACCCCAAGTTATTTAAAAGGATTAAATGAAGCTGTAACTGGTTTAGATTACATTGTTGATGGTACTAAATTAAATTACTTAAATGATAAGTTAAATAGTATTTCAGGTATGCATAAAGCTACAGAACGTGTATTTAAAGCAAAAAGATGAAAGAAAAACTTTGAACAATCAATTGATACAAGAATTAGAAATAATAGAAGAATCGAAAAAGAAAATGAGGTTGTTGCTGAAATTAAATTGCAACTTGCTCAGATTAAAGACCACGAATCAATTGAATATAAAAACCTGCTTGCGTTACTAAATAACAAAATAGAGGCAAAAAATACTTTAGTTCAACACACAAATAAACTTTCAAGTCAAATTAATGATGAAGTAAATAAAGATATTTCAGGCAGAAGATTTTTTACCGATGCCGAAACAAGACAATCAAGTTATTTTGGAAGATTTATTTCTAATAGTAATGGATTCTTTAAGGATAGATGAGAAAAAGAAGTCATTGGTATGGAATTATATGACGTAGATAGAAATCCAATTAAGGATTCAAATATCAGACTAAAAGATTTTAATGGTAATAAAATAACAAACCGTCCTGAAGCTTTCTTTATTTCTCAATTAAAGAACTATGGTGTTTCAACTAGAGATATTTCTGGAATGTTTAGACATAAAGAACTAGATTCACTAGCTTTATACGGCTACATAGAAACATCATTAGCTGATAAAGTTAAATATTTAAAATTTACTGATGTTGAATCGGGTAAGGTCGAATATCTAAACATTAATACAAATAAAACTAATAATATTTTCTGATTACAAAAACAAGGCGATGTAACAACTAAGAAAACAATTGAAGATTATGGTTATACATCATGAATTTCAGATTATGCAATTATGGCTAAATATAGAGATGCATTATTAAAACCAAAACATGCATACTATATTGAATTTGCAGATGAAAATAAACAAGCTATCAAACCATTAAATTTAGGCACATTAGACTCGATATCAGAAAATGCGAAGGCAGATCAACAATCACCTGTTATAATTGAAGCCGAATATATTCTTGACGAAAATACAAATACAAAACAAAAAACAGGTAAAACAAAAATATTAATTGATTACCAATTTAATGTTTCACACTAG
- a CDS encoding ABC transporter substrate-binding protein, which translates to MNKKIKKLSKYLLFSSAPLAVLTSTAAACAPEENKPAIEINYDLGLATEPINNLNYVKYKSMDKIVPSLVDSFLKNGPTTNLKRVLPSKRSYNLVMMQMPEDKSSANFEKYINSNKSELLEEDGRKGITGSYYSVDNFMVTGGLADDSSADPRTKSTMFAFRNPRNTNNYMALTGFTNPKKNRWSNGDYINAQDIRDYLEYILDLNTGSQKLDQIKKFGFRAADKFIDAQKDYLTKFNKTYKNPFGRRKYKFSSVLNRYIQDPDELVYQSQTKDSKNNPLDGPEVQAIKQAAAELGFYTGQLFLDFDNEFISKNLHLNKSIDLNAEVQDFKIQDNDGKIKTIKIVRNPYVMPYQDYQVQDDNLLSKIKSLAYDQNSFTIIFDENHTPDLSYLVFTILFNLYPINRKYVETEAGGIDTYGSQPEKFLTSGPFIIPKGSNGILLGPNGYINLEKDKEYFDAENTISNKIKIMFSTNRNTNALFFEDGYISQTYIPASKMISYWADDNIKQYLNKNQGYGTIAFGFNLDRETNGDSWLQDQDLRNAIYFAINRDEALKFVGWDFSFPVTTWTAYGQYRTFDGKNLEMFFEGAKSKTKDGSELDLQNYEYVVHMAKGFNFEKTQRRDLAYRPKTAKYYIEQFKKKHPEVKQVTLQFLNNGQDEQKRAGQYLKEAMQRAFGDFVQITLKSLPENIFADFIEKGTYDIIYQNYDRIGGNGAQDYVSAFFKKDEIDTINQKTIAFKENPVGSYTYADYVSDLVIEELQKQDPNVTRLSLLQPDINEALNIINTDAKISKDFAEVLKSNSNIEILKFNEKYASKIKELLSQKHPEITNRYSDQFVRAIIDIILLQKHPSDSEEGLKHKNNVKSARIHSAFNIFLPSMMTIQQIADLTNNTQERLEFNQDHIFDTGDNKPQTKVPPKFWNKFIELALPKFDETAFEYTSRLSSFFSGNFSNEEIADNWEQHIVYQFIGALEKVIRDASMVVPLMEVDTNWEVTKVGGVDSLFRFSLQYAYDMTRPPRNGLPVTREG; encoded by the coding sequence ATGAATAAAAAAATTAAAAAATTATCTAAATACTTACTGTTTTCATCAGCTCCTTTAGCTGTGTTAACAAGTACAGCTGCTGCTTGTGCTCCTGAAGAAAACAAGCCAGCAATTGAAATTAATTATGATTTAGGACTAGCAACAGAACCAATTAATAACCTTAACTATGTAAAATACAAATCAATGGATAAAATAGTTCCATCACTTGTTGATAGTTTCCTAAAAAATGGACCAACTACTAACTTAAAAAGAGTTTTACCTTCAAAAAGAAGCTACAACTTAGTTATGATGCAAATGCCGGAAGACAAATCATCTGCTAATTTTGAAAAATACATTAATAGTAATAAATCAGAATTATTAGAAGAAGATGGTAGAAAAGGAATTACTGGATCATATTATTCAGTTGACAACTTTATGGTTACTGGTGGATTAGCTGATGATTCTTCAGCTGACCCTAGAACTAAATCAACTATGTTTGCTTTCAGAAACCCTAGAAATACCAATAATTATATGGCTTTAACTGGATTTACAAATCCTAAGAAAAATAGATGGTCAAATGGTGATTATATTAATGCACAAGATATTAGAGATTATCTTGAATACATTTTAGATTTAAACACCGGTTCACAAAAACTTGATCAAATTAAGAAATTTGGTTTTAGAGCGGCTGATAAATTTATCGATGCACAAAAAGATTATTTAACTAAATTTAATAAAACATATAAGAATCCTTTTGGAAGACGTAAATATAAATTTTCAAGTGTGCTAAATAGATACATTCAAGACCCGGATGAATTAGTTTACCAATCTCAAACAAAGGATTCAAAAAATAATCCTCTTGATGGTCCTGAAGTACAAGCTATTAAACAAGCTGCAGCTGAATTAGGATTTTATACTGGACAATTATTCCTTGATTTCGATAATGAATTCATATCAAAAAATCTTCATTTGAATAAAAGTATTGATTTAAATGCAGAAGTGCAAGATTTCAAAATACAAGATAATGATGGTAAAATTAAAACTATCAAAATAGTAAGAAATCCATATGTTATGCCTTATCAAGATTATCAAGTTCAAGATGATAATTTATTAAGTAAAATAAAATCTTTAGCTTATGACCAAAATTCATTTACTATAATTTTTGATGAAAACCACACACCTGATTTAAGTTATTTAGTATTTACAATATTATTTAATTTATACCCAATAAACCGTAAATATGTTGAAACCGAAGCTGGCGGAATTGATACATATGGTTCACAACCAGAAAAGTTTTTAACAAGCGGTCCATTTATCATACCTAAAGGTTCTAACGGAATATTACTAGGACCTAATGGTTATATTAATCTAGAAAAAGATAAAGAGTATTTTGATGCTGAAAATACAATTTCAAACAAGATAAAAATTATGTTTTCAACCAATAGAAATACTAATGCTTTATTTTTCGAAGATGGTTATATTTCTCAAACTTATATTCCTGCTTCAAAAATGATTTCATATTGAGCAGATGATAATATCAAACAATATTTAAATAAAAATCAAGGTTATGGAACTATTGCTTTTGGATTTAACTTAGATAGAGAAACAAATGGTGATAGTTGATTACAAGACCAAGATCTTAGAAACGCAATTTACTTTGCAATTAACCGTGATGAAGCCTTAAAGTTTGTGGGATGAGATTTCTCATTCCCAGTTACAACTTGAACTGCTTATGGACAATATAGAACATTTGACGGAAAAAACCTTGAAATGTTTTTCGAAGGTGCTAAATCAAAAACAAAAGATGGATCAGAATTAGATTTACAAAACTATGAATACGTTGTTCATATGGCAAAAGGATTTAATTTTGAAAAGACCCAACGTAGAGATTTGGCTTATAGACCAAAAACTGCTAAATATTACATTGAACAATTCAAGAAAAAACATCCTGAAGTAAAACAAGTAACATTGCAATTCTTAAATAATGGACAAGACGAGCAAAAAAGAGCTGGTCAATATTTAAAAGAAGCAATGCAAAGAGCTTTTGGTGATTTTGTGCAAATAACACTTAAGAGCTTACCTGAAAATATTTTTGCTGACTTCATTGAAAAAGGTACATACGATATTATTTACCAAAACTATGATAGAATCGGTGGAAATGGTGCGCAAGATTATGTTTCAGCTTTCTTCAAAAAAGATGAAATTGACACAATAAACCAAAAAACTATTGCTTTTAAAGAAAATCCAGTTGGTTCATATACATATGCTGATTATGTAAGTGATCTTGTAATAGAAGAATTACAAAAACAAGATCCAAATGTTACTCGTTTATCATTATTACAACCAGATATTAATGAAGCTTTAAACATCATTAATACAGATGCTAAAATATCTAAAGATTTTGCAGAAGTCTTAAAATCAAATTCAAATATTGAAATTCTTAAATTTAATGAAAAGTATGCTTCAAAAATTAAAGAATTATTAAGCCAAAAACATCCAGAAATTACTAATAGATACTCAGATCAATTTGTAAGAGCAATAATTGATATTATTCTTTTACAAAAACATCCAAGTGATAGTGAAGAAGGATTAAAACATAAAAATAATGTTAAATCAGCTAGAATTCATAGTGCATTTAATATCTTTTTACCATCAATGATGACAATTCAACAAATAGCTGATTTAACCAACAATACACAAGAAAGACTTGAATTTAATCAAGATCATATATTTGACACGGGTGATAATAAACCTCAAACTAAAGTACCGCCAAAATTCTGAAACAAATTTATCGAATTAGCACTTCCTAAATTCGATGAAACAGCATTCGAATATACCTCAAGACTATCAAGTTTCTTTTCTGGGAACTTTAGCAATGAAGAAATTGCTGATAATTGAGAACAGCACATTGTTTACCAATTTATCGGTGCTCTTGAAAAAGTTATTAGAGATGCATCAATGGTTGTTCCATTAATGGAAGTAGATACAAACTGAGAAGTGACAAAAGTGGGTGGAGTTGATTCATTATTTAGATTTTCACTCCAATATGCTTATGATATGACAAGACCACCAAGAAATGGATTGCCAGTAACAAGGGAAGGATAA
- a CDS encoding ABC transporter permease — protein sequence MQKVNYRNQELYVNDAKVIFKNKRSEDLSWFWRLLSIDSPFLKSFFRIAKILIEFFIIGLIVVSITFFLINSVPGGNPLTNGLDEASRKAVEAKYGLDLPLVKRYFNYLGGLFTGNFGISLSLFPGQDINSFIWVRFYKSFLVGIFSVFLTVGIGIPLGIWIGKNPGGWVDNISTIVVSIFSSVPSIIFALVLVFLGREAKIPYVFDHTQLITYILPGLALSLGSIIVYIKYIRTELNRELNSVHAKFAYLKGVSKNRFVWKHALKPALFPIATFFPAVIFGSFIGSIFIEQIFLIPGSGDTLLQAIQTKDYNVILFLIIMFAFLTVLSYAFRDILYEAIDPRVRRRGA from the coding sequence ATGCAGAAAGTAAACTATCGTAATCAAGAACTATATGTAAACGATGCTAAAGTAATTTTCAAAAATAAAAGAAGCGAAGACTTGTCTTGATTTTGAAGACTACTATCAATCGATTCTCCTTTCCTTAAATCGTTTTTCAGAATAGCTAAAATCCTAATCGAATTCTTTATTATTGGTTTAATAGTTGTATCTATCACATTTTTCTTAATTAATTCAGTCCCTGGAGGAAATCCATTAACAAATGGTTTAGACGAAGCTTCTAGAAAAGCTGTTGAAGCTAAATATGGATTGGATTTACCTTTAGTTAAAAGATATTTTAATTATTTAGGCGGACTATTTACAGGTAATTTTGGAATCTCACTTTCATTATTCCCTGGTCAAGATATTAACTCCTTTATTTGAGTTAGATTTTACAAATCATTTTTAGTTGGTATTTTCTCAGTATTTCTAACTGTAGGAATTGGAATTCCGCTTGGGATATGAATTGGTAAAAATCCAGGTGGTTGAGTAGATAATATTTCAACTATTGTGGTAAGTATTTTCTCATCTGTTCCTTCAATTATTTTTGCTCTTGTACTTGTCTTTTTAGGACGTGAGGCAAAAATTCCATATGTTTTTGACCATACACAATTAATTACATATATACTACCGGGATTAGCTTTATCATTAGGAAGTATTATTGTTTACATTAAATATATTCGTACAGAGTTAAATAGAGAATTAAACTCTGTACATGCTAAATTCGCTTACTTAAAAGGGGTTTCAAAGAATAGATTCGTTTGAAAACATGCTTTAAAACCTGCTTTATTCCCGATTGCAACATTTTTCCCTGCTGTTATTTTTGGATCATTTATCGGAAGTATTTTCATTGAGCAAATCTTCTTAATTCCTGGTTCAGGGGATACATTACTACAAGCAATCCAAACTAAAGATTATAATGTTATCTTATTCTTGATCATTATGTTTGCATTTTTAACAGTGCTTTCATATGCATTCCGTGATATCTTATACGAAGCAATTGACCCAAGAGTAAGAAGAAGAGGAGCTTAA
- a CDS encoding ABC transporter permease: MSKENSQQKAPKKHVFKNFISKWANNIRQRSDIGPQNEKNMADLSAPNPITQPFNYQSWKIVGKIMDYESDMHMGSETKIFKEFINRYSRSFAGVLGLVTLITIIVLSIFIPFFTSDPNVTNIASKNLPFNTRDTDNVYHFFGTDELGRDYWARLWWGLRYSIALAFVVTVIEVAIGLTIGIMMGHFEVFDKVMTFIIKVISIVPTIIILILMTIIISPSFWVIVFSLSLTSWTGMANQIRAQVKRAKYFEWVSASKILGTPTWKILKNYVPVILPILITQLVFTIPGVVLSETSLAFIGLAIEDVPTLGNLISDGQKIFPDFLRYVFVPATFLILITTSVQLIGASVQDSLRRQR, from the coding sequence ATGAGTAAAGAAAATTCACAGCAAAAAGCTCCAAAAAAACATGTATTTAAAAACTTTATAAGCAAGTGAGCAAATAATATTAGACAACGTTCTGATATTGGCCCACAAAATGAAAAAAATATGGCTGATTTATCAGCACCAAATCCAATTACTCAACCATTTAACTATCAAAGTTGAAAAATTGTCGGAAAAATCATGGATTATGAATCTGATATGCACATGGGTTCTGAAACCAAGATTTTTAAAGAATTTATTAATAGATACTCACGTTCATTCGCTGGAGTTTTAGGGTTAGTCACTCTAATAACTATAATTGTTTTATCAATCTTTATTCCATTTTTTACTAGTGATCCTAATGTAACTAATATCGCTTCAAAAAATCTACCATTTAATACCAGAGACACAGATAATGTATATCATTTCTTTGGAACTGATGAATTAGGGCGTGATTATTGAGCAAGGTTATGATGAGGATTACGTTACTCAATTGCATTAGCTTTCGTGGTTACTGTAATTGAAGTAGCAATTGGATTAACTATTGGAATTATGATGGGACACTTTGAGGTATTTGATAAGGTCATGACCTTTATTATTAAAGTTATTTCAATTGTTCCAACAATTATTATTCTTATTTTGATGACAATTATTATATCCCCTAGCTTCTGGGTTATTGTATTTTCACTTTCACTAACTTCATGAACAGGAATGGCAAACCAAATTAGAGCACAAGTTAAACGTGCTAAATATTTTGAATGAGTATCCGCATCTAAAATTTTAGGTACACCAACTTGAAAAATTCTTAAAAATTATGTTCCAGTAATTTTACCGATTTTAATTACTCAATTAGTATTTACAATACCGGGTGTGGTTTTATCAGAAACATCTCTTGCTTTCATAGGACTTGCAATAGAAGATGTTCCTACACTTGGTAACTTGATATCAGATGGTCAAAAAATATTCCCTGATTTCTTAAGATATGTTTTTGTGCCAGCTACATTCTTAATTTTAATTACAACTAGTGTTCAACTTATTGGAGCTTCTGTGCAAGATTCATTAAGAAGACAAAGATAG